In one Bacillus sp. PK3_68 genomic region, the following are encoded:
- a CDS encoding Rne/Rng family ribonuclease, whose amino-acid sequence MNTLIVSAKGREKRLAVVREGVADQFHVFQPSHLSRVGFIYYGIVSKIEKGMNACFVNIGLEQNAYLHRNDFPNHQNKSIDELVHQGQKVIVQVIKDGSEAKAPRLTAIIEWPGELLVYLPAGHYIALSKKLDNEKKRREWIKWAEEYKEEREGLILRTAAFHSSKEALLAEWEHLRLQHEQIVKKAEKSKAPALLMEKQQLKEELFARMSQLGQGELICDEVAFLSDIKEDLRFERGSWTTVLHSADQDIFSAFRLPDAAEFSLKRIIWLPSGGFIVIDRTEAMTVIDVNTGKFTGKSSQRQTVFLTNKEAATESARQLRLRDISGIILIDFIDMANEADRREIESEFMREAKKDSKQISIRGFTSLGLMQITRKKTKPSLIETVTVPCRACRGTGRVISAETAAFALERDLFELIKNVEEAVLVEVTPDVMEAFVGERYKYHEKLQEMLHKKIIYNVIDGQVPIGKMIRTGSVKELSTKGMLIKSS is encoded by the coding sequence ATGAATACGTTGATTGTCAGCGCAAAAGGCAGGGAAAAAAGATTGGCGGTTGTCAGAGAAGGAGTAGCCGATCAGTTTCACGTTTTTCAGCCGTCACACCTTTCCCGTGTCGGCTTTATTTATTATGGAATTGTTTCTAAGATAGAAAAAGGAATGAATGCTTGTTTTGTGAATATTGGGCTAGAACAGAATGCTTATTTGCATCGCAATGACTTTCCCAATCATCAAAATAAATCGATTGATGAACTTGTTCACCAGGGCCAGAAGGTCATCGTTCAAGTGATTAAAGACGGATCAGAGGCGAAAGCGCCGCGATTAACAGCCATTATTGAATGGCCGGGGGAGCTGCTTGTTTATCTGCCGGCAGGACATTACATTGCTTTATCAAAAAAGCTGGATAATGAAAAGAAACGCCGTGAATGGATAAAGTGGGCAGAAGAGTATAAGGAGGAAAGGGAGGGGCTGATTCTCCGGACAGCTGCCTTCCATTCTTCGAAAGAAGCACTGCTTGCCGAATGGGAGCATCTTCGCCTTCAGCATGAGCAGATCGTTAAAAAAGCAGAGAAAAGCAAGGCGCCGGCTTTGTTAATGGAAAAGCAGCAGTTAAAAGAAGAGCTATTTGCGCGAATGAGCCAATTAGGGCAAGGAGAGTTGATTTGCGATGAGGTAGCTTTTTTGTCGGATATTAAAGAAGATCTTCGCTTCGAAAGGGGAAGCTGGACAACTGTTCTCCATTCAGCAGATCAGGATATATTTTCGGCATTCAGATTGCCGGATGCAGCCGAATTTTCATTAAAGCGTATTATCTGGCTGCCGAGCGGTGGATTTATCGTTATTGATCGGACAGAAGCTATGACGGTAATCGACGTGAATACGGGGAAATTCACTGGGAAAAGTAGTCAGCGGCAGACGGTTTTTTTAACCAATAAGGAAGCGGCAACAGAGAGTGCCCGTCAGCTGCGCTTACGCGACATTAGTGGCATTATTCTCATTGATTTTATAGACATGGCAAATGAAGCAGATCGCAGGGAGATTGAGAGTGAATTTATGCGGGAGGCAAAGAAGGATTCAAAACAAATATCCATCCGCGGGTTTACCTCTCTCGGTCTCATGCAAATCACCCGTAAAAAAACAAAGCCGTCTCTCATAGAAACAGTAACGGTACCTTGCCGAGCATGCCGGGGGACCGGACGGGTCATCAGTGCCGAAACAGCCGCTTTTGCGCTTGAAAGAGACTTGTTTGAATTAATAAAAAATGTGGAGGAGGCAGTGCTTGTAGAGGTAACGCCGGATGTTATGGAGGCCTTTGTTGGTGAAAGGTATAAGTACCATGAAAAGCTGCAGGAAATGCTTCATAAAAAGATTATTTACAACGTGATCGATGGACAAGTGCCGATAGGAAAAATGATAAGAACGGGCAGCGTTAAGGAGCTATCAACGAAGGGAATGTTGATAAAAAGCAGTTGA
- the minC gene encoding septum site-determining protein MinC, producing MKTKQNVVIKGTKDGLTLHLNDKCAYDELLQELKDKMDAVSGQEHGSLLTVTVQAGNRYLLDKEIEEIKNLINQREHLAVESVKSNVMTMEEAIRWKEESEIVSYTGRIRSGQVLEVPGDLLLIGDVNPGGTVRAGRNIFIMGALKGMAHAGCYGDEMAVIAASRMMPSQLRISRYFNRAPDRYEEEEGYETECAYIDDSNQIVVDRLQVLKHLRPGISTFKGGKHSG from the coding sequence ATGAAAACAAAACAGAACGTTGTCATTAAAGGGACAAAAGATGGGCTCACGCTGCATTTGAATGACAAATGTGCATACGATGAATTGCTGCAGGAACTAAAAGATAAAATGGATGCCGTTAGTGGCCAAGAGCACGGTTCTCTCCTTACAGTCACTGTTCAGGCGGGAAACCGCTATTTATTAGATAAAGAAATAGAAGAAATAAAAAATTTAATTAACCAGCGCGAGCATCTTGCTGTTGAATCGGTTAAATCTAATGTGATGACAATGGAAGAGGCTATTCGCTGGAAGGAGGAAAGCGAGATTGTTTCCTATACAGGAAGAATCCGCTCTGGGCAGGTACTTGAGGTTCCCGGTGATTTATTGCTGATCGGCGATGTCAATCCTGGTGGAACAGTAAGAGCCGGAAGAAATATTTTCATCATGGGCGCTTTAAAAGGAATGGCCCATGCCGGCTGTTATGGAGACGAAATGGCTGTGATCGCTGCCAGCCGGATGATGCCGTCTCAACTTAGAATCAGCCGTTATTTTAATCGCGCACCTGACCGTTATGAGGAAGAGGAAGGCTATGAGACGGAGTGCGCTTACATAGATGATTCTAACCAGATTGTGGTTGACCGCTTGCAGGTGCTCAAGCATCTGAGACCGGGAATTTCTACGTTTAAAGGGGGAAAGCACAGTGGGTGA
- the radC gene encoding DNA repair protein RadC, protein MSKETFIIRDVPAEERPRERLVAYGAASLSTHELLAIILRTGTKDESVLQLANRLLKTFEGLRLLKEASLEEMTSIKGIGEAKAIQIISALELGRRVSQLRFEERYVIRSPEDGADYVMEEMRFLTQEHFVCLYLNTKNQVLHKQTLFIGSLNASIVHPREVFKEAFRRSAASIICIHNHPSGDPQPSREDIDVTKRLAECGKILGIELLDHLIIGEKKFVSLKEKGYL, encoded by the coding sequence ATGTCGAAAGAAACATTTATAATCCGCGACGTTCCGGCAGAAGAGCGTCCACGGGAACGGCTGGTTGCCTACGGTGCAGCCAGCCTGTCCACCCATGAACTCCTCGCTATTATTTTACGGACTGGAACAAAAGATGAATCCGTCCTGCAACTGGCTAACCGTCTTTTGAAAACGTTTGAAGGCCTCCGCTTGTTAAAAGAAGCCTCTCTCGAAGAAATGACCTCCATTAAAGGTATTGGTGAAGCAAAAGCTATACAAATTATATCTGCGCTTGAGCTTGGAAGGCGTGTCAGTCAGCTGAGATTTGAGGAGCGCTATGTCATTCGCTCACCGGAAGATGGGGCCGATTATGTCATGGAAGAAATGAGATTTCTTACCCAGGAACATTTTGTTTGCTTGTATTTGAACACTAAAAATCAAGTTCTCCATAAGCAGACTTTATTTATTGGTAGTTTAAATGCTTCTATTGTTCACCCTCGTGAAGTGTTCAAAGAGGCTTTTCGCCGATCTGCTGCTTCTATTATCTGTATTCACAATCATCCATCCGGTGATCCCCAGCCAAGCAGGGAAGATATTGATGTGACTAAGAGATTAGCTGAATGCGGCAAAATCCTTGGCATTGAACTGCTTGATCATTTAATTATCGGAGAGAAGAAATTCGTCAGTTTAAAAGAAAAAGGCTATTTATAA
- a CDS encoding A24 family peptidase: MSFGLTADFFIALILMSLLLIIIVSDLTYMVIPDKILFIFLFLFLMGRTFHPLEPWWDMFVGGAVGFFIPLLVSLVSKGGMGGGDIKLFGVIGLLSGLKKVLVIFFLSCALGAVCGVVLMMFHIIKKGKPMPFAPFIALATLAELFYGEILIHWYLQLINYGG, translated from the coding sequence ATGTCGTTTGGACTGACGGCAGACTTTTTCATCGCTTTAATACTTATGTCTCTTCTTCTTATTATTATTGTTTCAGACCTTACTTACATGGTTATCCCCGACAAAATACTGTTCATTTTTTTATTTCTCTTTTTGATGGGAAGGACCTTTCATCCGCTTGAGCCTTGGTGGGACATGTTTGTGGGCGGTGCGGTAGGCTTTTTCATACCTTTGCTGGTTTCTCTTGTATCAAAAGGCGGCATGGGGGGAGGAGATATTAAATTGTTTGGTGTCATTGGCTTATTGAGCGGCTTGAAGAAAGTGCTAGTTATTTTCTTTCTTTCATGTGCATTAGGGGCTGTCTGTGGTGTAGTGCTTATGATGTTTCACATTATAAAAAAAGGCAAGCCAATGCCCTTTGCACCATTTATTGCGCTCGCCACGCTCGCTGAACTATTTTATGGCGAAATACTCATTCACTGGTACCTTCAGCTTATTAATTATGGAGGATAA
- the minD gene encoding septum site-determining protein MinD: MGEAIVITSGKGGVGKTTTTANLGTALALQEKKVCLVDTDIGLRNLDVVMGLENRIIYDLVDVVEGRCKTHQALVKDKRFNDLLYLLPAAQTTDKSAVQPEQLKKLMEELKQEFDYILIDCPAGIEQGYKNAVAGANKAIVVTTPEKSAVRDADRVIGLLEKEEGMEPPKLIINRIRNHMMQQGDMLDVDEVAAHLSIELLGIVVDDDEVIKSSHNGEPVAHNPNNRASIAYRNIARRILGESVPLQQLDDIKEGFFTRLKKFFGVRSK; encoded by the coding sequence GTGGGTGAGGCTATAGTTATTACATCTGGAAAAGGCGGGGTCGGCAAAACAACGACTACGGCCAATTTAGGCACCGCACTTGCACTGCAAGAGAAAAAGGTTTGTTTAGTTGATACAGATATCGGGCTTAGAAACTTAGATGTCGTGATGGGGCTTGAGAACCGGATTATTTATGATTTGGTAGACGTGGTAGAAGGGCGTTGTAAGACTCATCAGGCGCTTGTAAAAGATAAGCGTTTCAATGATTTGCTTTATCTGCTGCCGGCGGCCCAGACAACAGATAAGTCGGCGGTCCAGCCTGAACAACTGAAAAAACTAATGGAAGAATTGAAGCAGGAATTTGATTATATTTTAATAGATTGCCCAGCTGGAATTGAGCAGGGCTACAAAAACGCTGTGGCCGGAGCTAATAAGGCGATTGTCGTCACCACTCCTGAAAAATCTGCCGTCCGTGATGCCGATAGGGTCATTGGATTGTTAGAAAAAGAAGAAGGAATGGAACCTCCCAAGCTGATTATTAACCGGATACGTAACCATATGATGCAGCAGGGGGATATGCTGGATGTGGATGAAGTAGCTGCACACTTGTCGATTGAGCTGCTTGGTATTGTGGTGGATGATGATGAGGTTATTAAATCCTCACACAATGGCGAGCCGGTTGCTCACAATCCAAACAATCGGGCATCTATCGCCTACCGCAACATTGCCAGAAGAATCCTTGGAGAATCTGTCCCGCTTCAGCAGCTGGATGACATAAAGGAAGGGTTTTTTACTCGTTTAAAGAAGTTTTTCGGCGTTCGTTCGAAATAG
- a CDS encoding M23 family metallopeptidase, whose amino-acid sequence MKEEKEMFPLPEEKEQLHPLFSWNRFLFKWLAAAALVLATAILFQHPSPVFIEGREWMEKTMEKEFPFSKAAAWYENTLGKPLPFTADGWTDKKQSPDASPEIALPASGRILEDFQTNGQGILVETGPAEEVKAIKEGTIIFTGEKEGLGKTVVLQHADNSESWYGHLSNISVQPYERVKTGSTLAKAEAGENANGGQFYLAIKRDNVFIDPNEVVPFE is encoded by the coding sequence GTGAAAGAAGAAAAGGAGATGTTTCCGCTGCCGGAAGAAAAAGAACAACTGCATCCATTGTTTAGCTGGAATCGTTTTTTATTTAAGTGGCTAGCAGCGGCTGCATTAGTGTTAGCTACTGCCATTTTGTTTCAACACCCCTCTCCTGTTTTTATAGAAGGAAGGGAATGGATGGAAAAGACGATGGAAAAAGAATTTCCTTTTTCAAAAGCGGCTGCTTGGTATGAAAACACGCTCGGAAAACCGCTCCCTTTTACGGCTGATGGCTGGACGGATAAAAAACAAAGTCCCGATGCCTCTCCAGAAATCGCCTTGCCGGCGTCAGGACGTATCTTGGAAGACTTTCAAACGAACGGTCAGGGGATTCTCGTTGAGACCGGACCAGCTGAAGAGGTAAAGGCTATTAAAGAGGGGACGATTATTTTCACTGGTGAAAAGGAGGGGCTAGGAAAAACAGTAGTTTTGCAGCACGCTGATAATAGTGAATCGTGGTATGGTCATCTATCAAATATATCTGTACAGCCTTATGAACGGGTGAAAACAGGAAGCACGCTTGCAAAAGCAGAAGCAGGAGAAAATGCAAATGGCGGGCAATTCTATTTAGCTATCAAGCGTGATAACGTATTTATCGATCCAAACGAGGTGGTTCCGTTTGAGTAA
- the mreD gene encoding rod shape-determining protein MreD yields the protein MKRLYLPLLMIVLFYSDSLFLTVFPETAFDGKYVITPRFFVIGLLLMAVFFDRNTAIKYGFLFGFLFDIFYTGILGAYMFFLPLVVYIVSKLVKVLQNNLFILGFIVLFGVFLLELILFQLNVLIKRTDIDLTQFMSIRLGPTLLLNLIFYILLAFPLKNAFEKLQRIYND from the coding sequence GTGAAACGGCTTTATCTTCCTCTCCTAATGATTGTCCTCTTTTATAGTGACAGCTTGTTTCTTACTGTATTCCCGGAAACGGCGTTTGATGGCAAATATGTAATCACCCCACGCTTTTTTGTCATCGGTTTGCTGCTGATGGCCGTTTTCTTTGACCGTAATACAGCAATTAAATATGGTTTTCTCTTTGGTTTTCTCTTTGATATTTTCTACACGGGGATACTAGGGGCTTATATGTTCTTCCTGCCTCTTGTTGTGTATATTGTATCGAAGCTTGTAAAAGTTCTGCAAAACAATTTATTTATTCTTGGTTTTATTGTTTTGTTTGGGGTCTTTTTGTTGGAATTGATTTTATTCCAGCTAAATGTGCTGATTAAGCGGACTGATATAGACTTAACACAATTTATGTCGATTCGCTTGGGACCAACTTTACTTTTAAATCTTATCTTTTATATTCTTCTAGCATTTCCGCTAAAAAATGCTTTTGAGAAGCTTCAGCGCATTTACAATGACTAG
- a CDS encoding folylpolyglutamate synthase/dihydrofolate synthase family protein: MNTYEEAIDWIHSRLQLGIKPGLKRMEWLMERMNHPEHHLRAVHIGGTNGKGSTVAMMRSMLQEAGYEVGTFTSPYIEQFNERISVNGEAISDEEIMKLTAVIKPLAEELEKTELGSPSEFEVITAMALYYFAWIRPVDIVLFEVGLGGRLDSTNVIQPLLSVITTIGMDHMQFLGDTLEAIAFEKAGIIKNGAPVVSGVKQEAAREIIQQRAKEVKSAVYQLGEQFKADWQRSLPQGEMFHFESVFANMRDLPTGLNGLHQTENAATAVMAILYLRTFYAFLVEEEHIRAGLQSVSWPGRMEYAMEQPVVLLDGAHNPEGMKALVASLAERFPDKKITALFAGMRDKKLDEMIAILKQAAHRVAFTSFDFPRAAGKKEFQAFLENQMWIEDWQRFIEEFQTTAKENEVLIVTGSLYFISNVKKFIKEK, translated from the coding sequence ATGAATACATATGAAGAAGCGATCGATTGGATTCATAGCCGGCTTCAGCTTGGCATTAAGCCCGGCTTGAAGCGAATGGAGTGGCTTATGGAGAGAATGAATCATCCGGAGCATCATCTGCGTGCTGTCCATATTGGGGGGACGAATGGCAAAGGATCGACTGTTGCTATGATGCGTTCTATGCTGCAGGAAGCGGGATATGAAGTAGGAACATTCACCTCGCCATATATAGAACAGTTCAATGAGCGGATCAGCGTGAACGGTGAGGCAATCAGTGACGAGGAAATTATGAAATTAACTGCTGTGATCAAGCCGTTGGCAGAGGAATTGGAAAAAACAGAATTAGGCAGTCCGAGTGAATTCGAAGTGATTACGGCGATGGCTCTTTATTATTTTGCCTGGATTCGCCCTGTTGATATCGTTTTGTTTGAAGTGGGGCTTGGCGGCCGATTAGATTCAACAAATGTGATTCAGCCATTGTTGTCTGTGATTACCACAATTGGCATGGACCATATGCAGTTTTTAGGAGATACACTTGAAGCGATTGCTTTCGAGAAAGCTGGAATCATAAAAAATGGGGCACCAGTTGTTAGCGGTGTGAAACAGGAGGCGGCTCGTGAAATTATTCAACAGCGTGCCAAAGAAGTGAAGTCTGCTGTTTATCAGCTGGGAGAGCAATTCAAGGCAGACTGGCAAAGGTCATTGCCTCAAGGAGAAATGTTCCATTTTGAATCTGTTTTTGCCAATATGAGAGACTTGCCAACAGGTTTAAATGGCCTTCATCAAACAGAAAACGCGGCAACAGCCGTGATGGCTATTTTATATTTACGTACTTTTTACGCATTTCTAGTGGAAGAAGAACATATTCGTGCTGGTCTACAATCAGTGAGCTGGCCAGGGAGAATGGAGTATGCCATGGAGCAGCCCGTCGTTCTGTTAGATGGCGCTCATAACCCGGAAGGAATGAAGGCGCTTGTTGCATCGCTTGCTGAGCGTTTTCCTGACAAGAAAATCACTGCTTTATTTGCCGGCATGAGGGATAAAAAATTAGATGAAATGATAGCTATTTTAAAGCAGGCAGCTCATCGAGTGGCCTTCACAAGTTTTGACTTTCCGCGGGCGGCTGGCAAAAAAGAGTTTCAAGCTTTTTTAGAAAATCAAATGTGGATAGAGGATTGGCAACGGTTTATTGAGGAGTTTCAGACAACAGCAAAAGAAAATGAAGTACTGATTGTAACAGGCTCTCTTTATTTCATTTCAAATGTAAAGAAATTTATAAAAGAAAAATAA
- a CDS encoding M50 family metallopeptidase produces the protein MSKWMKHVHVHPLLWGVTGVCILTGTFLHLLLAFTVIVIHELGHILAAHLLGWRIRKVVLLPFGGVAEVDEHGNRPLKEELLVVLAGPLQHLWLFGIAWLAHEGGVLPASIYEAFWQINLAILLFNLLPVYPLDGGKLLMLSFSAARPFLSAFRLVIICSACLLFCLQMTAFLFFPFHLQAWTLFFYLAWTLWRAWKEKRYAFMRFLLERHYGNKGSADFLKPLTVPAGEPIMNVLERFQRNAKHIIYVTEGGEKRGRLDENELLYAYFSEKKTDSILKDLLPVD, from the coding sequence TTGAGTAAATGGATGAAACATGTTCATGTCCATCCACTTTTATGGGGAGTCACCGGTGTTTGTATTTTAACAGGAACTTTTTTGCACTTGCTACTAGCGTTTACGGTCATTGTTATTCACGAATTAGGCCATATTTTAGCTGCCCATCTACTAGGATGGCGCATTAGAAAAGTGGTGCTTCTCCCATTTGGAGGGGTAGCAGAGGTGGACGAGCACGGAAATCGGCCCTTGAAGGAAGAACTGCTCGTCGTGCTGGCGGGGCCACTCCAGCATCTTTGGCTGTTTGGAATAGCTTGGCTGGCACACGAAGGCGGGGTTCTGCCTGCCAGTATATATGAGGCTTTCTGGCAAATTAATTTGGCTATCTTGCTGTTTAATTTGCTGCCTGTTTATCCACTTGACGGCGGTAAGCTGCTAATGCTCAGTTTTTCTGCGGCTAGGCCGTTTTTGTCTGCTTTTCGCCTTGTTATTATATGCTCTGCATGCTTGCTATTCTGCCTGCAAATGACCGCCTTTCTTTTTTTTCCTTTCCATTTGCAGGCATGGACATTATTTTTTTATTTAGCATGGACACTGTGGCGGGCCTGGAAGGAAAAACGCTATGCTTTCATGCGTTTTCTCCTCGAACGTCATTACGGGAATAAAGGATCAGCCGACTTCTTAAAGCCGCTCACTGTCCCAGCGGGAGAACCAATCATGAATGTGCTTGAACGATTTCAACGCAATGCCAAACATATTATTTATGTGACAGAAGGAGGAGAAAAACGAGGCCGGCTAGACGAGAATGAATTACTGTATGCGTATTTCTCAGAAAAGAAAACAGACTCCATTCTGAAGGATTTATTGCCTGTCGATTGA
- a CDS encoding Maf family protein, translating into MTQLILASGSPRRKELLEQIGLSFTVKVSHADETIPSGMTPEEAVMHLASIKAAAVAANHEDSFIIGADTVVTLDGEILGKPQNRKEARDMLQRLSGRTHAVCTGVAVRHGADEYLFYEKTKVTFWELTEEEINGYLETDEPFDKAGAYGIQGAGAILVKKIDGDYFSVVGLPISSLYRHLRRLGWQGAAFFFPS; encoded by the coding sequence TTGACGCAATTAATTTTAGCTTCGGGCTCCCCAAGACGGAAAGAACTCCTCGAACAAATCGGCTTGTCGTTTACTGTGAAAGTAAGCCATGCTGATGAAACGATCCCCTCTGGAATGACTCCGGAAGAAGCCGTTATGCATTTAGCTTCCATCAAAGCCGCTGCAGTCGCAGCAAACCATGAAGATAGTTTTATTATCGGAGCGGATACAGTTGTTACCCTCGATGGGGAAATTTTAGGCAAGCCGCAGAATCGAAAGGAAGCAAGAGATATGCTTCAGCGTCTTTCTGGCCGTACGCATGCTGTATGTACAGGAGTGGCTGTAAGGCATGGAGCAGATGAATACCTATTTTATGAAAAAACAAAAGTCACTTTTTGGGAGCTTACAGAAGAAGAGATCAACGGCTATTTAGAGACAGATGAACCATTCGATAAAGCCGGTGCATATGGTATTCAAGGAGCAGGTGCCATTCTGGTGAAAAAAATTGATGGTGACTATTTCTCTGTTGTTGGCCTGCCGATTTCTTCCCTATATAGGCATCTAAGACGGCTCGGCTGGCAAGGTGCCGCTTTCTTCTTTCCTTCCTGA
- a CDS encoding rod shape-determining protein, with protein MFGIGSRDLGIDLGTANTLVYAKGKGVVVREPSVVALQTDTKQIVAVGNDAKKMIGRTPGNVIATRPMKDGVIADYETTATMIKYYLKQATKNGKGLLSSKPYVMVCVPSGITAVEERAVIDATRQAGARDAYTIEEPFAAAIGANLPVWEPTGSMVVDIGGGTTEVAIISLGGIVTSQSLRTAGDEMDDAIVAYIRKQYNLLIGDRTSETIKMEIGSAGDFEQLPSMEIRGRDLLTGLPKTIEITGEEIADALKDTVTAIVDTVKSTLEQTPPELAADIMDRGIVLTGGGALLRNLDKVISKETNMPVIIAENPLDCVAIGTGMALDHIDLFKNKNK; from the coding sequence ATGTTTGGAATTGGAAGCCGAGATCTTGGAATAGACTTAGGAACGGCTAATACGCTCGTTTATGCTAAAGGAAAGGGTGTCGTTGTACGTGAGCCATCGGTTGTGGCATTGCAGACGGATACGAAACAAATTGTGGCCGTTGGAAACGATGCTAAAAAAATGATTGGCCGTACACCGGGGAATGTAATAGCTACGCGCCCTATGAAAGATGGGGTAATTGCTGATTACGAAACAACAGCCACAATGATTAAATATTATTTAAAACAAGCAACAAAAAATGGAAAAGGTTTGCTTTCCAGTAAGCCATATGTAATGGTTTGTGTACCATCCGGCATTACAGCCGTTGAAGAACGGGCTGTTATTGATGCTACTCGCCAAGCGGGTGCCCGCGACGCTTATACTATTGAAGAACCGTTCGCGGCTGCTATTGGTGCTAACCTTCCTGTTTGGGAACCGACAGGCAGCATGGTCGTTGATATTGGCGGCGGAACAACAGAAGTAGCTATTATCTCACTTGGCGGCATTGTGACAAGCCAATCTCTTCGTACAGCAGGAGATGAAATGGACGATGCCATCGTCGCATATATTCGCAAACAGTACAACCTGTTGATTGGTGACAGAACGTCTGAGACAATTAAAATGGAAATTGGCTCGGCCGGCGATTTCGAGCAATTGCCAAGCATGGAAATTCGTGGCCGCGACCTGTTAACAGGATTGCCAAAAACAATTGAAATTACTGGCGAGGAAATTGCTGATGCCCTAAAAGATACAGTAACTGCTATTGTAGATACGGTAAAAAGTACATTAGAGCAAACTCCACCGGAGCTAGCAGCAGATATTATGGATCGGGGAATTGTCCTTACAGGCGGCGGTGCGTTGCTTCGTAATCTGGATAAAGTAATTAGCAAAGAAACGAATATGCCAGTGATTATTGCAGAAAATCCGCTTGATTGTGTAGCAATCGGGACAGGAATGGCACTCGATCATATTGATTTGTTCAAAAATAAAAATAAATAA
- the mreC gene encoding rod shape-determining protein MreC, producing the protein MPQFFTNKRLIILLGSIIVLVALIGFSLRDRENLSWPEQFVKDIVGLGQAAVSKPANSFAGFFDEIKDLRNTYEENKELRARIDKTAQLESDVARLQKDNQELRKVLDKKKSLADYEPVQATVIARNPDRWYDVITIDQGEATGVEPNMAVITAQGLIGKVQSTSKFTSTVQLLSAHDSRNRVSAVIQGKNNVFGVIEGYDKEKKALLMTKVPYDSKVKKGMLVMTSGKGGVFPEGLIIGKIEEMVPDEFGLTQTALIKPAASFNDLEHVMVTKRSMTTVLPEKEERKQVLVEEGNL; encoded by the coding sequence ATGCCACAATTTTTTACAAATAAGCGTCTGATCATTTTACTTGGAAGCATTATTGTTCTTGTCGCTTTAATTGGTTTTTCTCTTCGCGATAGGGAGAATTTATCCTGGCCGGAGCAATTCGTCAAAGACATTGTCGGTTTGGGACAAGCAGCGGTGTCTAAACCTGCCAACAGCTTCGCAGGTTTTTTTGATGAAATTAAAGACTTGCGGAATACATACGAGGAGAACAAAGAGCTACGAGCAAGAATTGATAAGACTGCCCAGCTCGAAAGTGATGTTGCCCGTCTTCAAAAGGACAATCAGGAACTTCGAAAAGTGCTTGATAAAAAGAAGAGTTTAGCAGATTACGAGCCAGTACAGGCGACCGTGATTGCCCGCAATCCGGACCGTTGGTATGACGTTATCACCATTGATCAGGGAGAAGCGACCGGCGTCGAGCCTAATATGGCTGTCATTACTGCTCAAGGTTTGATCGGTAAAGTGCAGAGTACATCAAAATTCACATCGACTGTTCAGTTGTTGAGCGCCCACGATTCAAGAAATCGTGTATCAGCCGTCATTCAAGGAAAGAACAATGTTTTTGGAGTGATTGAAGGCTATGATAAAGAGAAGAAAGCATTGCTTATGACGAAAGTTCCCTATGATTCTAAAGTGAAAAAAGGAATGCTCGTTATGACTTCTGGTAAAGGCGGTGTTTTTCCGGAAGGCTTAATTATTGGGAAGATCGAAGAAATGGTCCCTGATGAGTTCGGCTTGACACAAACAGCCCTTATCAAACCAGCGGCTTCTTTTAATGATCTTGAGCATGTGATGGTTACAAAACGCAGCATGACAACAGTTCTTCCAGAAAAGGAAGAGCGTAAACAGGTTCTTGTTGAGGAGGGGAACTTGTGA